Genomic segment of Drosophila ananassae strain 14024-0371.13 chromosome 2L, ASM1763931v2, whole genome shotgun sequence:
TAGCTTAAGAGGAGCCAATTGAAGGAAAGGGTCTCCTTCTGTGAAGTAGCGGCAacgcaaataaaatttttttggaacCGTATTCCTACCACGACACGTCTCCAAATGAATAAACATGTGGCCCAAATTATTAGCCAAGTGGTTAACCGACCAGACGTGATCATCTTCTGCGGTTAGTTCTAAGGATTTTTTGAAAGCTGCATGTGACTCTGGcagtttttcttttaaaacatCAGTTTCATATGATTTAAAAgagaaataaaacaattttatttcagTGACTTACGCATTTTTACTAACGTTAGTCCCATATACTGCCAAATTTGAGAACGACTTGATTCTAATATCTTATAGACAGGATCCAAACTATCGTCATACTGCTCAAGGGATATATTAAACCATTTGACAGCCTGGTTGCCTAGTTTGAGGCGCTCCAAGTGGTTTCCCAAAGCAAAGCAATCGGCTGCACTTAATCTAACACTGAGGAAAAATCTGCTcgaatatgaaaaatattaaaacgaTTGAAAGAACTTACTTATACTGCTTGCCATATAATTTTCCATTAGCCACCTCATTTTCATTTAGGCTATAAATGTTGAGAAATTGGAAAAACCCATCAGCAGCTTCTTGAAGTTCCATTAAATTAATATGGTCCAAATTATGGCCCAAAAATTTCTCTGCAAAAacgtttttcaattaaattataGTTGATAAAGTTATAGTTAGGATAACACTACCATAGCTTACATCCTCTCTAGCAAATTTAAACAACTTTGGGGTGTCCATATGCATTCGTCGAACGAGAGGAAAACTTACGAGTGGATTCGCAACATGAGTTGTTGGATTTTCGTCTGCCTGATCTAGTCGATTCTCCCATTCTTTTTGAAACCTTAAGATTCCGATGTCTTTAAGTACTTTACGATATAAGTTATTTGTCAACTTACAATCTCATTGTATTAATTTTAAGCTGAAGGGCTTCCACATATTGCCTCATATCCAGGATTAAATCGTCTTCGAGTTGCAGCAGCTTCGCCATTTCGTGTGTCGATGTGGCAAAGCGCATTTTCTTTAATGCAGTCGCCAAGCCGAAAAGAAAAATCAACCAGCTGGGGTTCATTGCAGAAACTGAATGCATACATCATGGAAGATttatttatgcttattactaactatgaaaaattgattttgtAATGAAGTTGAAGCTGACGGTGAAATAAATATACTCTATACGATCAGAAAcgacagttttttttattaactttttattaatattccgTAGAATCGAGAGTATACATACCCAGAACACCTGGAGTATCAGAGTATAGAATTTTAACGTCATTTTAGAAACCTGAATATTTTAAATCGAGATGATGCTGTATGTTCCAAGCCCTTTTCTTCTCAGGCTGGGCATTTTCATGAAgtcaaataatttaattatagaTTTTTAATGTCACCTATTTGACAGAATATACGCTCTTAACTATAAAAACAGTAGGCTGTTGTTAATACTACTGGAGTTTTTTAATCAGGGACTGCAAATAatgtatatttattattttcaatcgAAATAATCATTAGTTTAGACAATTCATAAAAGAGCTTGAATCATATCATTTTCTCCTTGAAGAATAATCTATGCATTTCCAccacaattttttatttttattgtatatTCAATAAAGAACAActgacttttatttttttatcaaataataatgattatttttttagttttatttattttttattaaaaaaccaaGAGTTTGTTATCAAACAAAAAtggttattatttattttaaaacatagATTGACTAATGTCCTATCCTTTTAGGAATGCTCCGTCATAAAAGACAGTGATTTTGGTTTATCCAAAGTTAAATTCATCTAAGTAGGCTTGGATCTTCATCTAAGTAGGCCATTGTATTTGGAACCATTTATTTTAAGAGTTGGGAGAATACTTGCTGGTGTAGGGATCCATCGTGGAAACAAATCCAAAATATTTGGTAGATAGATAAGATAAGATAGATAAGGTTTTTACAAGAAAATAGTTTCTATTGGTTAGagatccaaaattaaaaccaaaGCTCCTTGCTTATAACGTCAAGTAGCTCTAAATATGCTTTACGTAAGGCATAGCTCAGTATTCGTGAGGATCTCGAGCcgtaaatacaaaaaaaaagtaaattataaaattaaaatttatttgtttttttttggatattcGGTACTTTGTAATTTGTGTGCATATATCTTTAGAAGAGCTTTGATGGAAGGCTCCAGGAAAGAGAAACAGGGGGCTCCCCCACGGAATGAGCCGTATATCCAGCCTGTGAATGGGATTGTTCAGCCGCCGGTGATACCGCCCCCAAACCGACCAGGCCGGAGGACCAATGTGCTGGAGGATCTGAAGACTGTATTGAACTACATTTGGCGTAGTCGCTGGTCATATCACTTTCGGAATCCCGTAGATGCGATCAACTTAGGAGTGCCTGATTACCATACCATCGTCAAACGACCTATGGACCTCAACACGATTAAGAAGCGATTACAAAACAATTATTACTGGGAAGCTGAAGAGGCTTTGCAGGATTTTGACTTGGTTTTCGACAACTGCATGCACTACAACATGGAGGGCACACCGGTCTACCAAGCGGGGAAGGAGCTAAAAAACGCCTTCTACAACCGTCTGGCCACTATTGATTTGTCTAATGAGGAGGAGCTTAAGCCCAAGCTGGATAAGCGAAAGAGAAAAGCTGTAGAGGATCTGTTCTCGTCACCGGCTCcggctcctcctccgcctccaGCTTCGGCTCCCATGTCAATGCCAATGTCCGTGTCGACGCCTCCCCCAATGCAAAACGTTATGCAGCCGATGGTTCCACCTTTTCCCTTTCCACAGGCCCTCCGAGTGGGCCCTTCGCTCATACCTCATGCAATGCCACCGCTTTCCAGTCTAATGCCGAATGTGACGCCTTCGTTTATGCCTGATACCTTAATTAATCCTCTTAACTCATATATGCAATTCAGCAATATATCCTCGATGACGCTGGTCAAGGAACGTCAAGAAATTAGGCCGCGTATTACGAAATCACCTCCGATTTTGAACCCCCTGTGTGGGCTACCACCCTCCCTGACTCGTGGTCCAGTTCATATGCCCCCATCACCACCGACACCATCAACTCCGCCCATAACTGAGTATGCCCAGCCTACAGCGCCTCCAGTACCGGACGAACCACGAAAGTCTCCAACTCCACCACCGCCGGAGATCCTTCCGCCCATTATTTGTTACAAGGAGCTGGATAGACTGATCGAAAAGAGCCACGCCGTTTACTTGATTAAGACAATGGTGAAGAGGAAGCGTCGCCAATTCACCTGGGCCTTCAACAGGGCCGACTACTGGCCCCGGTACTCCCAAACTCCGGACTACGACCATGATCAAGAGGAGCTTCTCGATTGGAGAGTGCTAGAAGAGCGTCTAAGCTCGGACCAATTTGAAAATATAGACACTTTCGTGTTCTCCGTACGAAAGATGTTCCAGAATGCGTTGCGCTGTTTTCCTGACGATAACTTGGTAAAGGTCTCTGTGAAGAAGTCGAATGAGATCTTTGAACGAAGGCTGCCCAAATGCAGGGACCTAATAGCCAAGGCCAAGGAGCATGCCCGATCCGTGGTGGAAGccaaagagaaaaaattacAGGAAGAGAAACAGTCCAAGTCCATTAAATCGCCAATAGCCGAGAGTCCGAAATTACAATCGCCAGTGGACATACCGGAGCTACCGGAAACGAGTGCTCGAATCAGGCATTCCCTGAGTTCTGCTATCCACAATCGCCTTGAGTCTATCGATGATAATAGGAAAAAAATGAATCGTTAATTGTTTTaactgtttttattaagaGGAACCCTCATCTGTTGTTATCCTCATTTTACCATGTTTTGTGACTATGTTTCTTATATGTTATGTAATTATAGAATTATACAAcaattcccttttttttctattatttccCAGGAGACGGTGAACAACCAGTTTAAATTTAGGCGCCTAACAGTAGAGCCTCTAGCGGCAGAATTTGGTACCTTCCCATTGTATACCAATATATCCTTTTAAATTCTTGTTTGAAAAGTTGAAAGACGTATTCATcgtgaaatttttaatttattaccATAGTTTGATACAATTATTTAGAAATTGttgaaattttattcaaaaaaacgTATatacaagttttttttaacaaaaattacGTTATGGAGATATGtttctttaaatataaaattttatatcttAGGAAGATTATCTtagataaaataatatattaggtataaataaaattccaattctaattttagttttattaagaagtattagtaaaaaattaaaaaataatatgtttaGTATTTAATTTTGTGGAAAAATGCCACAGCTGGCGCTACTTCTTTATCTTTGGTCACACTGATGCAGAAAAACAGAAACGCAGCTGCAAAATTTCAATCAAGAATAAAATCTACACATCGAACACCATAAACTCAACCTGAGATGTCCTACCAACTGTACCGCAACACCACTCTGGGCAACACCCTGCAGGAGAGCCTGGACGAGTTGATTCAGGTGAGTACCGGATGAAACCCAACCAAGTACATTTTGCAAAGTAATTATGGATTCCCGTCCCACAGTATGGTCAGATCACGCCCAATTTGGCTTTCAAAGTGCTGCTGCAGTTCGACAAGAGCATTAACAATGCCCTCAACCAGAGGGTCAAGGCCCGGGTCACTTTCAAGGCCGGCAAACTGAACACCTACCGCTTCTGCGACAATGTCTGGACTCTGATGCTGAACGATGTGGAGTTCCGCGAGGTGCACGAGTTCGTCAAGGTGGACAAGGTGAAGATCGTGGCCTGTGATGGCAAGAGCGGCGAGTTCTGATCACTGATAGAGTGTCCTGAAAAACATTTATGTAGAATTAAGGTTCTTAGCTGATAAGCTGGCCGTGCCCTGACCGCCGACCGTGTGATGTAGAGGAAGCATTGCAAAAAATACACTGTTATTCATAGTTCAATCTGATAATCTGAGTTTTCAGCTACATAAGTCATTGAACATTTTGTGTATTGACAGTTGCTCATGAAATACATATGAGTAACAGGTAGTTGGGAGTGTTTTCCGACCCAAATTTTATGTACATCAAGAGGTACTTGGAATAaccatacatatgtatgtcgAAAAGTAGCTTACCATGAGGCTTAAGCAGATATTAGTCTCTTTGTGACTTATTTTGAAAGATTGTTACAGTTATACGAGCTACTGGGGTTATGGAATTAATAAATTCCTGGACTTTTCGTTTAGTCATTTATAAGTTACCTCCCAACCAGATTTTTTCCCACATATCAAAAAAGCATTTGATATGTATGACGAACGGTTTTAATCAAATTGTTAGATGTTAAATGACattcattatttaaatttaataacttgcatttaaatttttgaccAACTATCGGGTATCGGATGTCAAACAGCGTTTACCAACATTGCtccaaaatatataaatactaatattcttaaaaatttgtatGATCCAAAAATGTGAATTTTAGGGCAGTTTTGAGTATTAACAAATTCGTAAAAAAACAATGCAtaactaatttaaaaaaaaaaaactagttgAAAATAGGCAGAACGAATAATAGAGATATTGCCATCGCAAAAAAACCATGCTTTTAGAAAAAGGTTGtgcaatatttatattaaagcCACAATGTTTACTTTTCCCTCTTATTTTACAAACAAGCTTAAATCTAAAAGGTAAAAAAGTTTGATTTTAAATTATGGAAAACGGTTAACCGTTTAAACAGCTGACATTTCTCCCCACCAGTGCTGccaatttaagaaaaaatactaGAAATCTAGCTATAGCTGAATTTTAGGTGCGACCGTTAGAGATTTATGTGGGAATACCAGAATTCAGTGTGCCCAGCAGTGGGCAGCTAGGGTAGGGTATCAAATATCAATAActctcaaaaaaaaagtagaggGCGCGCGGTACAGACGGCCGCTCTGTCACGGATTACCCTATACTTAAACAATCGGTTTTTCTCTCTCCGCTTTTAATTTGGAGTTTAGTTAACAATCCATAAATCGAAATAAACTTGGCTTAAACGACCGGTACTTCCCAGCCATCCGATATTAGCCAGATAACGAAACTGTGAGGAGACGCGCGCGAGATGCGGAAAAGCCAAACACTGCGGCTTTGTTTATGTGTGTTTATGTAGAAAATAACAGAAGAGAAGGAATCCCTTTGATTTCGTGTTGATGAGCAGCCAGTGCATCGAGGGCTATACAAAAATCCGACGCAGGTTGCTGAATAAATCGCATCCCGGAGGTAAAATCGTTGGCCGAGTGTGTATATCGTACAGAGCGTGTGTGTTTACCAAGAAAATGGagagaagaaaataaaaatggccagggaataaataatattaaagtGCATTCATATTGCGTGCTAATCTCCACCGTTTTCCGCTCCAACCAGAAACGTGAATAATTACGGCGAAAGCGGATCAATAAAGTGATTTTTCACCCAAGTGCACCCGAATGCACTTAACTAAACTAAAAACTGGCTAAAAATAaggcagccgcagcagcagtagcagcagcagcgtgGAAACCCAGCGATAAACGAAAAACACAAATGGggggaaaaataataatgaaaagcAGCAGAACGGCGTCAGAACGATCTTTCATGCGCATGATTAACCCGTCTGCAAtgtgaaatataaataaagtttaattTCATTGTAGCCCTCTCTCTCGTTTCCAacttgtttgttgttttcctGGCCGCTTTGTTTCCCAATTGGACTCCTGCTGTGCTGCCAACGCCGCTAAATATTCTTACCACTTCTATCTAGTATCTGTAACAAGtgcttaatattttaatatataaaaatcaaataaaaatctatATATCAATTTAAAGGTTTTACGAAAAGAtcgccaaaattaatttccGTCGCATTAAAATCTTTACATCAAAACTGGATTATAACAGATCCGTTGATATTGGCACTCAGCAGGAAAACAACTCGGGAGTAACCAACAAAATGGTGAAACGGTAAGATTTTGACGAAATACTTTACAAatctttataatatatatcatCCCTATCAGTTAGATCCCTCCTGATCCCAATATCGGTGTCGTTAACCCATTTTATAAACCAATTATCGTCCATTGCCGTCACAGACTTGTTACTGTTTATTGCCGTGTGCTGGCATATAGAAATCGGATTTGCGATGCATTTGTTTGGGGCTGGGCAGGTCTATTGAACTCCAAGACGGCGAAAACGGCTGGCTGATAAACATCCACACCGCCACAGCGCCATATCGTACAAAATATAACGCAATTTATAATTGTGTTCCTTGTGTGTTTTCGGTTAATCGCTTCTACGTCGCAATGCAAGATAGCTGATTCTATTTTCGTGCGCATTTTGTCACTGCCGCCAGAGCAGGGCCAGGGTTTCTGTCGCGACCCCAGCTCCACCAGCAACCAACCCCCAGCTGAGAAAAACACCCCTCTGGTGCAGCAGCCACCACCGCACCACCGAACATTTCGAATAAATTTCATGTGCGTTTTGCCCCAAacaggacaaaaaaaaaaaataacaaggatATGAGGCGGAAAGGTTTACAATGTTGAGTTAGGATTTTTAGATACTCTGGGCTTTCTTCTATACTTTCTTTAAACTAGAGCTTTGTGAGAACTAATCTAAAAAACACCCTTAAAATGAGTTCAAATATCCTTTTTCCAGTTGGATTACCAGATAAATAGTTTCAGATACTGGTTTTTTGTTATCCTCCTCAAGTTCGGAGCATTTGAGTCGAAAAGCACTTCAAGAATGTTACCAGCTCTGCCACTGAACGAGGATACCCCTTAAAAGGGGTCTAAAGGATAAGCCATAACATCATTGAAATGACAGCCAAATAGCAGTAGAAAAGCGGTATTCGTTTCAACGCATGCGCTTTGACGTCACGACTGCAGAAacgaaaacaacaataaaaataaaaatcaaataaataaaaacaaaaacaaagtacCTCCAAGTGAAGTTTTTCTTTGCAATTTGATTTTCTACACGATTTTCCGAGTTTCCATCTGCGGGCCTCCAAAATAGCATCTCCAAAAACAGTGTTGGAAATGAAAATAGGGAcgatttttaattcaaaaatgattttcgaatttaaatttacGCTTAATAAACGTTTATGTTAAAAAAGAGTGATATTTAAtcttttgtttaataaattatttatttttatttaaaaacaaaaaggatcgccttattgcatttatttattaactgTAAACTGCATACGTTGCATTTTCTATTTCTATCCCTCCGTGTCTCCCATCTcgcttattttaattttagacTTTGCCTCTAACTATTTTTTCCATTACTTTGTATCTATGTTTTTCGTGTTCTTGTTGCCTTTTTCCTGCATTcgctgtttgttgttgttgcactCAAAAGCAGGTTCTTCTTGTTGCATATTTTACAGTTGTATTAGTTTGTTGATGTTTTCtaccttgttgttgtttaccttttttttttactacaTTTTTTGGTATGTTGTCCGCCCTCGCCCCACTCCGCTCCATTTCCCAGATTTTTCTTCCCTTTCGCGTAGAATTCTCGTATTTCTCCTATTTTGTGGCGATATTTATCGGCCAACAATATCGAGGCCTTATCGAGTCTCTGCCTCTCTCTCGCACCTATACACTTCCTGCCTCCTGGTGTctgctttttattattttttacctGAAAAGTCCGCGACCTGTTcaacttgttgttgttgtttgggtTCTACAGAATactcttcttcttgttgttgttgttggtattGTTATTATTGAGGTTCTGGCGATCGTCTGGCAGGGATTTATGTACAAATCCCCAGCCTTCATGCATATTCCACTGTCTGTTTCCAGTGCCCAGTGCCCAGTGCCCGTTCCAGTGTTTATTAAATTCGATGCGTACATATCCCACAGCCGAGATCGTTTAAATAGCATTCCAGGGCGTGGTCAGGGATTTCGGAATACTCGAGGAGTAGAGTAGCAGCCCTCTTAACGAGACATATGGAGGACCTATGGA
This window contains:
- the LOC6501501 gene encoding bromodomain-containing protein 4B, encoding MLYVRHSSVFVRISSRKYKKKVNYKIKIYLFFFGYSVLCNLCAYIFRRALMEGSRKEKQGAPPRNEPYIQPVNGIVQPPVIPPPNRPGRRTNVLEDLKTVLNYIWRSRWSYHFRNPVDAINLGVPDYHTIVKRPMDLNTIKKRLQNNYYWEAEEALQDFDLVFDNCMHYNMEGTPVYQAGKELKNAFYNRLATIDLSNEEELKPKLDKRKRKAVEDLFSSPAPAPPPPPASAPMSMPMSVSTPPPMQNVMQPMVPPFPFPQALRVGPSLIPHAMPPLSSLMPNVTPSFMPDTLINPLNSYMQFSNISSMTLVKERQEIRPRITKSPPILNPLCGLPPSLTRGPVHMPPSPPTPSTPPITEYAQPTAPPVPDEPRKSPTPPPPEILPPIICYKELDRLIEKSHAVYLIKTMVKRKRRQFTWAFNRADYWPRYSQTPDYDHDQEELLDWRVLEERLSSDQFENIDTFVFSVRKMFQNALRCFPDDNLVKVSVKKSNEIFERRLPKCRDLIAKAKEHARSVVEAKEKKLQEEKQSKSIKSPIAESPKLQSPVDIPELPETSARIRHSLSSAIHNRLESIDDNRKKMNR
- the LOC6501502 gene encoding transcription initiation factor IIA subunit 2, with translation MSYQLYRNTTLGNTLQESLDELIQYGQITPNLAFKVLLQFDKSINNALNQRVKARVTFKAGKLNTYRFCDNVWTLMLNDVEFREVHEFVKVDKVKIVACDGKSGEF
- the LOC6499063 gene encoding prolyl 4-hydroxylase subunit alpha-1 isoform X2, with product MHSVSAMNPSWLIFLFGLATALKKMRFATSTHEMAKLLQLEDDLILDMRQYVEALQLKINTMRLFQKEWENRLDQADENPTTHVANPLVSFPLVRRMHMDTPKLFKFAREDVSYEKFLGHNLDHINLMELQEAADGFFQFLNIYSLNENEVANGKLYGKQYNVRLSAADCFALGNHLERLKLGNQAVKWFNISLEQYDDSLDPVYKILESSRSQIWQYMGLTLVKMQSHAAFKKSLELTAEDDHVWSVNHLANNLGHMFIHLETCRGRNTVPKKFYLRCRYFTEGDPFLQLAPLKLEQLNLDPFIGIFHDVISIGEQKNLINLTRNRLRLQNPQRAVMEAEVELNASKEVERIHRRIEDMTGLNLEESPPLTILNYGIGGQHPIHLDCEQFMDFGEPQPQSYTSAKVLFYLSDVQMGGYASFPELGFGFKPSRGSALVVHNMDNAANCDIRSLQATCPVLLGTHWVASKWISGSGQWRRKPCRM
- the LOC6499063 gene encoding prolyl 4-hydroxylase subunit alpha-1 isoform X1, with protein sequence MHSVSAMNPSWLIFLFGLATALKKMRFATSTHEMAKLLQLEDDLILDMRQYVEALQLKINTMRLFQKEWENRLDQADENPTTHVANPLVSFPLVRRMHMDTPKLFKFAREDVSYEKFLGHNLDHINLMELQEAADGFFQFLNIYSLNENEVANGKLYGKQYNVRLSAADCFALGNHLERLKLGNQAVKWFNISLEQYDDSLDPVYKILESSRSQIWQYMGLTLVKMQKLPESHAAFKKSLELTAEDDHVWSVNHLANNLGHMFIHLETCRGRNTVPKKFYLRCRYFTEGDPFLQLAPLKLEQLNLDPFIGIFHDVISIGEQKNLINLTRNRLRLQNPQRAVMEAEVELNASKEVERIHRRIEDMTGLNLEESPPLTILNYGIGGQHPIHLDCEQFMDFGEPQPQSYTSAKVLFYLSDVQMGGYASFPELGFGFKPSRGSALVVHNMDNAANCDIRSLQATCPVLLGTHWVASKWISGSGQWRRKPCRM
- the LOC6499063 gene encoding prolyl 4-hydroxylase subunit alpha-1 isoform X3; amino-acid sequence: MHSVSAMNPSWLIFLFGLATALKKMRFATSTHEMAKLLQLEDDLILDMRQYVEALQLKINTMRLFQKEWENRLDQADENPTTHVANPLVSFPLVRRMHMDTPKLFKFAREDVSYEKFLGHNLDHINLMELQEAADGFFQFLNIYSLNENEVANGKLYGKQYNVRLSAADCFALGNHLERLKLGNQAVKWFNISLEQYDDSLDPVYKILESSRSQIWQYMGLTLVKMQKLPESHAAFKKSLELTAEDDHVWSVNHLANNLGHMFIHLETCRGRNTVPKKFYLRCRYFTEGDPFLQLAPLKLEQLNLDPFIGIFHDVISIGEQKNLINLTRNRLRLQNPQRAVMEAEVELNASKEVERIHRRIEDMTGLNLEESPPLTILNYGIGGQHPIHLDCEQFMVWISESPNPNRILRPRFYFI